From the Anaerolineales bacterium genome, the window GCCCCCCATACGCAATCACAGAATACGCACAAGGGTCTCCCGGAATCAGGGAGACCCTTGTGCGTATTCGTTCGATGCCCCTTACTCAGGAGGCGTCGATGGGATTTGCCTGCTCATGCCGCACATCGTCCCGGTTGTCCCCACAAGCAGATGCCAGGCTGCGGCACGGTGCAGTGGGGGTACGTGGCATCTCGGCTGAGCGCAGACATCTGCACGGCCTCTCGTGTGATTCGTCTGACCATGGTCCGCCCTAAGAGGCCTGCCGTCGGCTCACTGCCGGCAAGCCGTGAGGCGACAGCGCCCCTCTAGATTCCACCCCGAGTTCATGCTCCGAACCTTGTCAGATTGGGGAGCTACAAGAGGCGACTTGCGCCGCAAGAAGAATGCCACAGCTCCCTAATCCTTGTGCATGATATAATACACACCAATATAGTCCCATTTACAATGATGCGATCGCACGTCCAATTCGAAGGACACCACCCTTCGATCTTGTGTCGGATGAGGCATGAAGCGGTTCAAGCCCTTGATGATGCCGCCGACCATGGTGGGGCAGCAGCAGGAATTCGTGGACGAACTTGGAGCAACGCCGTGGCAAGATACCTGATCGAAACACCGCATAACGACAAGAACTGCCACCTGTTGGTGAACCAGCTCTATGGAATGGGTTGCCCGCACAACTTCGACTGGGGTTGTGAAGAAGGCAGTCCTTGTGGCTGGGCCATCATTGAGGCCGACGACCAAGCACAGGCCGCTTTGGTAGTGCCGTCGATCGCCCGCAGCGAGGCGCGAACAGTAAGAATAGTGAAGTACAACCCCGAACAGGCAGGTGAGCTCCACATTGGTTGACCGCGGTTCTCAGCCGAGAGTGCCAGGCGAGGGTTGAGGGAGTAATCCCGGCCAACCAGGTGGATCTCAATCGAATCCGCGGTTTGAATGCTCAGCCGGGGCTATTCTGCATCTCGGTTACAGCTTCCGGCGAATCGAGGGAGCGGATAATTGCTTCAACGAATGCTTTCTGAGAACATCTATGTAACTGAACGTGACGGGTGCATTGGCCGTCTTCATTTCTCTTATGGCGAGTATCATGATCCTCTTAATACACGATTTGGGGTAATGGAGGCCCTGAATGACTTTCTCGTCGGGTCGGCGAGTGGGTTTGACACGCATCCGCATGAGGAGATCGAGATCATCTCGTACTGTGTGGACGGGGAACTCAGCCATCGCGACAGCCTGGGAAACGCAGAGACTCTCCGGCGCGGCGATGTTGGCTACCAGTGTGCAGGTTCAGGCCTTGTTCATGCCGAGCTCAACTCCTCGCCGGACGAGAAGCTGCGCTTTGTGCAGGTGTTGATTCTGCCAAACACACCCGGGTTGACACCTGGCTACGCCTACCGACGCTTCGCTCCGCGTGACCGGCGGAACAAGTGGCTGAACGTCGCCTCCGGAAGGCCGAAGGAAGGCATCGTACAGATTCGCCAGGATGCCGACGTCTTCGTTTCGGAGGTTGACGGGGGAAGGCGACTGTATTTCGCAGTTGCGCGTGGGCGTCAAGCATATCTGGTGTGCCTCGAGGGAAGCGTGGCAATAAGCGGTCTTGAGCTCGGCCAAGGAAGTTCAGCCAAAGCGGTAGGCGACATCGAACTCAGCA encodes:
- a CDS encoding pirin family protein produces the protein MEALNDFLVGSASGFDTHPHEEIEIISYCVDGELSHRDSLGNAETLRRGDVGYQCAGSGLVHAELNSSPDEKLRFVQVLILPNTPGLTPGYAYRRFAPRDRRNKWLNVASGRPKEGIVQIRQDADVFVSEVDGGRRLYFAVARGRQAYLVCLEGSVAISGLELGQGSSAKAVGDIELSIDAQVNAHLLLVEMAESA